One window of Rhizobium leguminosarum genomic DNA carries:
- a CDS encoding ABC transporter permease → MDTGFLWETFLTLLSGLPLTLELAVTSILAGSALALAISLLAVTGGTVGRTITGAYVFVFRGSPLLVQMFLIYYGLGQFRHELQDLGVWGFFREPYWCAVLALTLNTAAYCSEIFRGGLQAVSIQEIEAARACGMSGILLFRRIILPIAIRHALPAYGNEIILMLKATALASVITIMEVTGLAGKLIADSFRAFEIFIVAGAIYLAIIFVVTRMLMVVEFWLSPHMRMRLQS, encoded by the coding sequence ATGGATACGGGCTTTCTGTGGGAAACGTTTCTCACGCTTCTGAGCGGTTTGCCGCTAACCCTTGAGCTTGCGGTTACATCCATCCTCGCAGGAAGCGCCTTGGCGCTTGCAATTTCGCTGCTGGCTGTGACTGGCGGCACGGTGGGTCGAACCATAACCGGCGCTTATGTCTTCGTATTCAGGGGTTCACCCCTGCTCGTCCAAATGTTCTTGATCTACTACGGGCTTGGCCAATTCCGGCATGAGCTGCAGGACCTTGGCGTCTGGGGGTTCTTTCGCGAGCCCTACTGGTGCGCGGTGCTGGCGCTTACTTTAAACACGGCGGCCTACTGCAGCGAAATTTTCCGTGGCGGCCTGCAGGCCGTCTCCATCCAGGAGATCGAGGCGGCACGTGCTTGCGGCATGTCTGGCATTCTTTTGTTCAGACGCATCATCCTGCCGATTGCCATCAGGCATGCGCTGCCGGCTTATGGCAACGAGATCATCCTGATGCTCAAAGCAACGGCACTCGCGTCTGTCATCACGATCATGGAAGTCACCGGCCTGGCTGGAAAATTGATCGCCGACAGCTTCCGCGCTTTCGAGATCTTCATCGTCGCAGGCGCGATCTACCTTGCGATCATTTTCGTCGTCACGCGCATGCTCATGGTGGTCGAATTTTGGCTTTCGCCTCACATGCGCATGCGGCTGCAATCTTAA
- a CDS encoding ABC transporter ATP-binding protein codes for MSDRGTVLASDNKDKNAAVSVKDLRKCFGPLEVLKGVSLEAHEGDVISILGSSGSGKSTMLRCLNMLEVPDSGEIRIGGEMYALKKAGHRTEPADRRQVDRMREHIGMVFQSFNLWSHMTILENVIEAPVHVQKRNRAECIAEAEALLERVGIVDKRNFYPAHLSGGQQQRAAIARALAQRPRVMLFDEPTSALDPELVGEVLKVMRSLAEEGRTMLVVTHEMGFARDVSSKVVFLHKGVVEEAGEPDELFTNPKSERFRQFLAGTR; via the coding sequence ATGTCTGACAGGGGAACAGTTTTGGCCAGCGACAACAAGGATAAAAACGCTGCCGTTTCGGTCAAAGATCTTCGCAAATGCTTTGGCCCGTTGGAAGTCTTGAAGGGTGTCTCCCTGGAAGCACACGAGGGAGATGTGATTTCCATTCTCGGTTCATCCGGCTCCGGAAAATCGACGATGCTTCGATGCCTCAATATGCTCGAAGTCCCCGACAGCGGAGAAATTCGCATCGGCGGTGAGATGTATGCTCTGAAGAAAGCGGGGCATAGAACGGAGCCCGCTGACCGCAGGCAAGTCGATCGGATGCGTGAACACATCGGCATGGTGTTTCAGAGCTTCAACCTCTGGTCTCATATGACCATCCTGGAGAACGTGATCGAAGCGCCGGTGCATGTGCAGAAACGCAATCGCGCCGAATGCATCGCGGAGGCTGAAGCTCTGCTCGAACGGGTCGGCATCGTCGATAAGCGAAACTTCTATCCCGCGCACTTGTCCGGCGGGCAGCAACAACGGGCTGCGATCGCTCGCGCACTCGCGCAGCGGCCCAGGGTCATGCTGTTTGACGAGCCGACCTCTGCGCTTGATCCCGAACTCGTCGGGGAAGTGCTGAAGGTGATGCGCTCCCTTGCTGAGGAAGGTCGGACCATGCTGGTCGTAACCCATGAGATGGGGTTTGCGCGAGACGTTTCCAGTAAAGTGGTGTTTCTTCACAAGGGTGTCGTCGAAGAAGCGGGCGAACCTGACGAACTTTTTACCAACCCGAAATCCGAAAGATTTCGGCAGTTTCTTGCGGGGACGAGGTGA
- a CDS encoding adenylate/guanylate cyclase domain-containing protein — translation MECAGCGFDVQSGFAFCPRCGARQPLSCAACGNPCQPDFAFCPKCGAPISGKVQPAPKPSTEVVPSKSDGDADRRPVTVLFADLCGFTTLSEQIDPEVMRVLQNELFEEMAQAVEAYGGFVDKFVGDALLALFGAPVAHEDDPVRALGAALDMIRRATAVGERWRPRAGVPLRLHIGINSGPVVTGGFGAVSTKSYSVTGDTVNTAQRLQSMAGENDILVGPLTYRLTRHAFAFDSLGAQTLRGKSGDVLVHRLTGLLEAPYTARGLESFGLQAPMVGRDTELSRLLTCLDLACGGAAQLVRLIGEAGIGKSRLVAEFVGTAGDPTRFPGLAIRKATCSPLGEQSYGTLAAVVRSAYGIGERDDLDRTRQLLTTGFRALDLTQEDVEGLLPLFLHVLGLGDPDGALRHIEPEQLRRQIFYAVRTVFERRLAQGPLLLVIEDLHWADAASLEVLRFMMDRLERSRLMLLAIYRPTSQTDPLNSSRVNVTVQRLDPLFAADGQKLLAAFFGEGHGKLPVTMRKRILDRAGGNPLFIEEILRALIDIGTLHNDGQRWHVATEDEDVDIPVNLQALLLARVDRLPQEIRRLAQEASVVGPKFDTALLRTVATDPAAIDAALDYLCEGNIIEELRGPDAGGSPGYRFSQTLMHDVIYHNLLLQRRMELHLRIGRVLERQYGAAPDRPEHLAQLGHHFSLTTEKAKGAGYLMAAGDLARKTYANHDAMRLYRQALAAFANEPEVTPEQLALLERLADLCGPAGRRDDALNHYHSALAIHRTKDDRIAAARILRKIGRLHLDAGRRDQAETHCAAAEAMIATIDAPVEHAHLLQERGHLAFRMGDQAAAAEWATQALQCLQTLPVDGTTEAGREAARAMAEALNTKGAALARLGRRRDAVQEVERSLSVAEQADLQSAACRAYSNLGVLYTIVDPANAIRICRRGLEVATRIGDLGFQARLLANLAVSCCTFTDRCAAEGVPAAEKAVEIDRALDQRDHLSVPLIVLGQIHQCHGEPKLARKYYEEALEVAKEIDEPQLLFPCYDGLATLSLEHDDMDEAERYFTLAQDVCIRHNLDPGTLVVLPFLD, via the coding sequence ATGGAGTGCGCCGGCTGCGGTTTCGATGTTCAAAGCGGTTTTGCCTTCTGTCCGCGATGCGGCGCAAGGCAGCCTCTTTCCTGCGCCGCTTGCGGCAATCCTTGTCAGCCCGATTTTGCCTTTTGCCCCAAATGCGGCGCGCCGATCTCAGGCAAAGTCCAGCCTGCGCCGAAACCAAGCACCGAGGTGGTGCCGTCCAAATCCGATGGCGACGCCGACCGGCGGCCGGTGACCGTGCTCTTTGCCGATCTCTGCGGCTTCACGACGCTGAGCGAGCAGATCGACCCTGAAGTCATGCGGGTGCTGCAGAACGAATTGTTCGAAGAGATGGCTCAGGCGGTCGAGGCTTACGGCGGCTTCGTCGACAAGTTCGTTGGCGATGCGCTGCTGGCGCTGTTCGGCGCGCCGGTCGCACATGAGGACGATCCGGTCCGGGCGCTCGGTGCTGCGCTCGATATGATCCGCCGGGCCACCGCGGTCGGCGAGCGTTGGCGGCCCCGCGCCGGCGTGCCGCTGCGCCTGCATATCGGCATCAATAGCGGACCTGTCGTCACCGGCGGCTTCGGTGCAGTCAGCACAAAATCCTATTCCGTAACCGGCGACACGGTGAACACCGCCCAGCGCCTGCAATCCATGGCCGGCGAAAACGATATCCTGGTGGGGCCATTGACCTATCGCCTCACCCGCCATGCCTTTGCCTTCGACAGTCTGGGCGCGCAGACCCTGCGCGGCAAAAGCGGAGACGTCCTCGTCCACCGGCTGACGGGGCTGCTGGAAGCGCCGTACACGGCGCGCGGGCTCGAAAGCTTCGGCCTTCAGGCGCCGATGGTCGGACGGGATACGGAGTTGTCCCGGTTGCTGACATGTCTCGATCTCGCCTGCGGCGGTGCGGCGCAGCTTGTCCGCCTGATCGGCGAGGCCGGTATCGGCAAATCGCGGCTGGTCGCCGAGTTCGTCGGCACCGCCGGCGATCCGACCCGGTTCCCGGGCCTTGCCATCCGCAAAGCCACCTGCTCTCCTCTCGGCGAACAATCCTATGGCACGCTCGCCGCGGTCGTGCGCAGTGCTTACGGCATCGGCGAGCGGGATGATCTCGACAGGACGCGGCAACTGCTGACAACAGGCTTCCGCGCTCTCGATCTCACCCAAGAGGACGTCGAGGGACTATTGCCGCTCTTTCTGCATGTCCTCGGCCTCGGCGATCCCGACGGGGCGTTGCGGCACATCGAGCCGGAACAGTTGCGGCGACAGATCTTCTATGCGGTGCGCACCGTCTTCGAGCGGCGGCTGGCGCAAGGTCCCCTGCTGCTTGTCATCGAGGATCTGCACTGGGCGGATGCCGCCTCGCTGGAAGTGCTTCGCTTCATGATGGATCGGCTGGAGCGCAGCCGGTTGATGTTGCTTGCGATCTACCGGCCGACATCACAGACCGACCCGTTGAACTCCAGCCGCGTCAACGTCACCGTACAACGTCTTGACCCGCTCTTTGCAGCCGACGGGCAGAAGCTGCTTGCTGCCTTTTTCGGCGAGGGTCATGGCAAGCTGCCGGTGACGATGCGTAAGCGCATTCTCGACCGCGCCGGCGGAAATCCGTTGTTCATCGAAGAAATCCTGAGAGCACTGATCGACATTGGCACGCTGCACAATGACGGTCAGCGTTGGCATGTCGCAACCGAAGACGAGGATGTCGATATCCCGGTCAATCTGCAGGCGCTGCTGCTTGCTCGCGTCGATCGCCTGCCCCAGGAGATAAGGCGGTTGGCGCAGGAGGCGTCGGTTGTCGGCCCAAAGTTCGATACCGCCCTGCTCCGCACAGTGGCGACGGACCCGGCCGCGATCGATGCGGCGCTGGATTATCTCTGCGAGGGCAATATCATCGAGGAGTTGCGCGGCCCCGATGCCGGCGGGTCGCCGGGCTATCGCTTCAGCCAGACGCTGATGCACGACGTCATCTACCATAATCTCCTGTTGCAACGGCGCATGGAGCTTCATCTTCGGATCGGCCGGGTTCTTGAGCGCCAATATGGCGCGGCGCCCGATCGACCGGAACATCTGGCACAGCTCGGCCATCACTTCAGCCTGACCACCGAAAAAGCCAAGGGAGCCGGGTATCTGATGGCGGCGGGCGATCTGGCGCGCAAAACCTACGCCAATCACGATGCGATGCGCCTTTACCGTCAGGCCCTTGCGGCCTTCGCCAACGAGCCGGAAGTGACGCCGGAGCAATTGGCGCTGCTGGAGCGTCTTGCCGATCTTTGTGGTCCTGCCGGCCGGCGCGACGATGCCTTGAACCACTATCATAGCGCGCTTGCGATCCACCGCACCAAGGACGATCGGATTGCCGCAGCGAGAATATTGCGAAAGATCGGCCGTCTGCATCTTGATGCGGGGCGCCGCGACCAGGCGGAGACCCATTGCGCCGCGGCCGAAGCGATGATCGCGACGATCGATGCGCCGGTCGAACATGCGCATCTGCTGCAGGAGCGCGGCCATCTGGCCTTCCGCATGGGCGATCAGGCCGCTGCCGCCGAGTGGGCGACGCAGGCGTTGCAATGCCTGCAGACACTGCCGGTCGACGGAACGACCGAGGCCGGGCGGGAGGCAGCACGCGCGATGGCGGAGGCGCTGAACACCAAGGGTGCGGCCCTGGCGCGGCTCGGACGCCGCCGCGATGCTGTGCAGGAAGTGGAGCGCAGCCTTTCGGTCGCCGAACAGGCCGATTTGCAAAGTGCAGCGTGCCGCGCCTATTCCAATCTCGGCGTTCTCTATACCATCGTCGATCCGGCCAACGCCATCAGGATCTGCCGGCGCGGACTAGAGGTCGCCACCCGTATCGGCGACCTCGGCTTCCAGGCGCGCCTTCTCGCCAATCTCGCGGTTTCCTGCTGCACCTTCACCGATCGCTGCGCCGCCGAAGGTGTTCCGGCGGCGGAGAAGGCCGTCGAAATCGACCGGGCTCTCGATCAGCGCGATCACCTCTCCGTGCCGCTGATCGTCCTCGGCCAGATTCATCAGTGCCACGGAGAGCCGAAGCTAGCTCGTAAGTATTACGAGGAAGCCCTTGAGGTTGCGAAGGAAATTGACGAACCGCAACTGCTCTTTCCGTGCTATGATGGCTTGGCGACACTGAGCCTCGAGCATGACGACATGGATGAGGCGGAGCGGTATTTCACGCTGGCACAGGATGTGTGCATTCGCCACAACCTCGATCCAGGCACACTCGTCGTCTTGCCGTTCCTCGACTGA
- a CDS encoding peroxiredoxin-like family protein: MQENHSERPLQPGDRAPNVVLDAITRQGKIAIDDFRGQKPVLVGLFRGLHCPFCRRQIAAMAELTDALQEKGIDSLTVVNTPIERARLYFRYHPLPNLLAASDPERMSHRAFGLPNVQFTEAENDWPHKLSMSTVTSMRIDMPGELPEPMDVMAAVDYLDKADGYEFTEDDTQMIATGHGQLVGEFLLDRDGVVRWCFTEVEEGGRHMFGGPAPREVMSAASNMAV; this comes from the coding sequence ATGCAGGAGAACCACTCGGAAAGACCATTGCAGCCTGGAGATCGCGCGCCGAACGTGGTGCTGGATGCGATCACTCGCCAGGGCAAGATCGCCATCGACGATTTTCGCGGTCAGAAGCCGGTGCTTGTCGGACTGTTCCGCGGACTGCATTGCCCCTTCTGCCGCCGGCAGATCGCCGCCATGGCCGAACTCACCGACGCATTGCAGGAAAAAGGCATCGACAGCCTGACTGTCGTGAATACCCCAATCGAGCGCGCCCGCCTTTATTTCCGTTACCACCCGCTTCCCAACCTGCTGGCGGCCTCCGACCCTGAGCGGATGTCGCACAGGGCGTTCGGCCTGCCGAATGTCCAGTTCACCGAAGCCGAGAATGACTGGCCGCACAAGCTCAGCATGAGCACGGTGACCTCGATGCGTATCGACATGCCGGGTGAGCTCCCCGAGCCCATGGACGTGATGGCGGCGGTGGACTATCTCGACAAGGCCGATGGTTATGAATTCACCGAGGATGACACGCAGATGATCGCTACCGGCCATGGCCAGCTTGTCGGCGAATTCCTGCTCGATCGCGATGGCGTCGTGCGCTGGTGTTTCACCGAAGTCGAGGAGGGTGGCCGCCATATGTTCGGTGGTCCCGCCCCTCGGGAAGTGATGTCGGCAGCCTCGAATATGGCTGTTTGA
- a CDS encoding LysR substrate-binding domain-containing protein: protein MRRSFHRPDTHCGLPGSGYARRGRTAAVIQAAVAARGVAPARKALVAQELDSGRLVHLLPDIRWPVKWAYYIVAPPKALRRYEVAAFHDWLASRLR from the coding sequence ATGAGGCGGTCCTTCCACAGGCCAGACACCCATTGCGGGCTTCCCGGCAGCGGATATGCCCGCCGCGGACGCACAGCCGCGGTGATCCAGGCCGCAGTCGCGGCGAGGGGCGTCGCCCCCGCGCGCAAGGCGCTCGTGGCGCAGGAACTCGACAGCGGCAGGCTGGTCCATCTGTTGCCGGATATCCGCTGGCCGGTGAAGTGGGCGTATTACATCGTCGCCCCGCCGAAGGCGTTGCGTCGATACGAGGTTGCAGCGTTTCACGACTGGCTGGCCTCGCGTCTGAGATAG
- a CDS encoding MFS transporter codes for MNVIHQASADPAAAKRNSWILTVAQAFGGANAPIIVSLGGLVGQHLSADPDLVTLPVSLLSLGLALGTLPAAWVMRRFGRKPGYLLGSAIGMVSGLIAALGIVLSSFLVFCLGTCLAGFYSSYVQSYRFAATDNATGSQSHKAIARVMVGGLVAAIIGPQLVIWTRDALPGTPFAGSFLSQAVLAALAFPVLLFLRTSTPRAAHASEGAPERPLVQILTSPRYLLAIATGVVSYGLMTFVMTASPIAMVGHGHSIDQAALGIQWHILAMYAPSFVTGRLMVRFGKERVAAVGLLLIGCSAAVALSGFDIAHFWLSLVLLGIGWNFGFIGATAMVADCHTPAERSKVQGANDFLVFGTVACASFSAGSLLHSSGWETINWIVLPAAALVLVPLVWRAARPIAI; via the coding sequence ATGAACGTCATACATCAAGCCTCGGCCGACCCGGCAGCCGCGAAGCGCAACTCCTGGATACTTACCGTTGCGCAGGCCTTCGGTGGCGCCAATGCTCCGATCATCGTCTCGCTCGGCGGTCTGGTCGGACAGCATTTGTCAGCGGATCCCGATCTCGTCACCCTTCCCGTCAGCCTTCTCAGCCTTGGGCTGGCGCTCGGGACGCTGCCTGCCGCCTGGGTGATGCGTCGGTTCGGACGCAAGCCCGGATATCTGCTGGGCTCGGCGATCGGCATGGTCTCGGGCCTGATCGCTGCACTGGGGATCGTGCTCTCCAGCTTCCTGGTCTTCTGCCTCGGCACCTGCCTTGCAGGTTTCTACTCCTCCTATGTTCAGAGCTACCGGTTCGCCGCGACCGACAACGCCACCGGGTCGCAGAGCCATAAAGCGATCGCCCGGGTCATGGTCGGCGGCCTGGTCGCCGCGATTATTGGGCCGCAGCTCGTCATCTGGACGCGCGACGCCCTTCCAGGAACGCCCTTCGCCGGGAGCTTTCTCAGCCAGGCCGTCCTTGCCGCCTTGGCGTTTCCGGTGCTGCTTTTTCTTCGCACATCGACGCCGCGGGCGGCTCATGCATCAGAAGGCGCCCCGGAACGGCCGCTTGTCCAGATCCTGACCTCGCCGCGCTATCTCCTCGCCATCGCAACCGGTGTCGTGTCCTACGGGCTGATGACCTTCGTGATGACCGCGTCACCGATCGCGATGGTCGGGCATGGTCACTCGATCGACCAGGCCGCATTGGGGATCCAATGGCACATTCTCGCCATGTATGCCCCGAGCTTCGTCACCGGCCGCCTGATGGTGCGCTTCGGCAAGGAACGGGTCGCAGCCGTCGGTCTCCTTCTCATCGGCTGCTCGGCGGCCGTCGCGCTCTCCGGCTTCGACATCGCCCACTTCTGGCTCTCGCTGGTTCTGCTCGGGATCGGCTGGAACTTCGGCTTCATTGGCGCAACCGCCATGGTCGCCGACTGCCATACGCCGGCGGAACGCAGCAAGGTGCAGGGTGCAAACGATTTCCTGGTCTTTGGTACCGTCGCCTGCGCGTCCTTCTCGGCCGGGTCGCTTCTCCACAGTTCCGGCTGGGAGACGATCAACTGGATCGTGCTTCCGGCGGCCGCCCTGGTGCTGGTTCCCCTGGTCTGGCGGGCGGCGCGGCCCATCGCGATTTAG
- a CDS encoding winged helix-turn-helix domain-containing tetratricopeptide repeat protein, whose product MQGSRFAFGPFVLDPAAGTLLRNDDPVAVGHRGLKLLAALVEQPGEILGKAQLMDAAWPGRAVEEGNLTVQIAQLRKLLGAAADGGEWIATVPRVGYRFTGAINQLRGIQRKTLPLPDRPSVAVLPFINISNDPEQESFADGLTEDLITDLSRMPGLFVIARNSAFVYKGKAAGVREIAAELGVRYLLEGSVRRAAGQVRINAKLVDAVSGVHLWAERLDRSLDDIFAVQDEVTAKIVEALLGRLRAPPPRNRPSSLEAYDLCVRARRLMDDSPQAAEEAHLMLTRAVSLDPDYAEAYRWLAMNHWMGWVHCGGPTGPRRRLALQLARRAVAIDPNDAGCRWVLAYLLAYEREFSEADAEFAKAIELDPNEADTFAALSDITVLAGRVGEGLEHIGKAFRLNPFPASWYYLTLGQAQYAAGQYEAAVETLRGDETYRTSSRRFLAASLAQLGRLDEARAETELFLVANPHFSIRHWATTEPFRDARTLEHFVDGYRKAGLPE is encoded by the coding sequence ATGCAGGGATCGCGCTTTGCCTTTGGTCCGTTCGTGCTTGATCCGGCTGCGGGAACGCTCCTTCGGAATGATGATCCCGTTGCCGTCGGCCACCGCGGGCTGAAACTGCTTGCGGCGCTCGTCGAGCAGCCCGGCGAAATCCTCGGCAAGGCCCAGCTGATGGACGCGGCCTGGCCGGGCAGGGCGGTCGAGGAAGGCAACCTCACCGTCCAGATCGCCCAGCTGCGAAAGCTGCTTGGAGCGGCTGCTGATGGCGGCGAGTGGATTGCCACGGTTCCGCGCGTCGGCTACCGCTTCACCGGAGCCATAAATCAGCTCCGCGGCATCCAGCGAAAAACCCTGCCGCTGCCCGACAGGCCATCGGTCGCAGTGCTGCCCTTCATCAACATCAGCAACGATCCCGAGCAGGAATCCTTCGCCGATGGGCTGACCGAAGACCTGATTACCGACCTCTCCAGAATGCCGGGCCTGTTCGTCATCGCCCGCAACTCGGCCTTCGTCTACAAGGGAAAGGCGGCTGGCGTGCGAGAGATCGCCGCCGAGCTCGGTGTTCGCTACCTGCTCGAGGGCAGCGTAAGACGCGCCGCAGGACAAGTCCGCATCAATGCCAAGCTGGTCGACGCCGTCAGCGGCGTTCACCTATGGGCGGAACGCCTCGATCGCAGCCTCGACGACATCTTTGCCGTTCAGGACGAGGTGACGGCCAAGATTGTCGAGGCGCTGCTCGGGCGGCTGCGCGCACCCCCGCCGCGCAATCGGCCAAGCAGCCTCGAGGCTTACGATCTCTGCGTGCGGGCGCGCAGGCTGATGGACGATTCCCCGCAGGCGGCTGAGGAAGCGCATCTGATGCTGACGCGCGCCGTCTCCCTCGACCCCGATTATGCGGAGGCCTATCGCTGGCTTGCCATGAACCACTGGATGGGATGGGTCCACTGCGGCGGACCGACGGGACCCCGCCGCAGACTTGCTTTGCAACTGGCACGCAGGGCTGTCGCGATCGATCCCAACGATGCGGGCTGCCGCTGGGTCCTGGCTTACCTGCTTGCCTATGAGCGCGAATTCTCCGAGGCGGATGCGGAATTCGCCAAGGCGATCGAGCTCGACCCGAACGAGGCCGATACTTTCGCGGCGCTATCCGACATCACCGTCCTTGCCGGCCGGGTCGGGGAGGGTCTCGAGCATATTGGCAAAGCGTTCCGGCTGAACCCGTTTCCGGCAAGCTGGTACTATCTGACGCTCGGCCAGGCGCAATATGCGGCCGGGCAATATGAGGCCGCCGTCGAAACCCTGCGCGGCGACGAGACCTATCGCACAAGCTCACGCCGTTTCCTGGCGGCAAGCCTTGCCCAGCTTGGCCGGCTCGACGAGGCGCGCGCCGAGACCGAACTCTTCCTCGTCGCCAACCCACATTTTTCCATCCGCCACTGGGCGACGACCGAGCCATTCCGCGACGCTCGAACGCTGGAGCATTTCGTCGATGGTTACCGAAAGGCCGGTCTTCCCGAGTGA
- a CDS encoding agmatinase, with protein MTASPHFLGLPNRLDNGRLPRAVIFAAAHGSTYSGKDSSGHALAAGAIRAASQDDAPLVEHWDFDLGGPLFDGKPISCIDAGDVETTMHDNIGNRARIEAKTREVLALPAIPILLGGDCSVTIPFLAGFGAQGPVWVLQIDAHIDWRDEVHGEHHGYSSPMRRASEMPHVAGMVQVGLRSVGSARTADTEAAQRYGSCFVTAREVHSQGVGVALRHIPEGAQVVVTLDCDSIDPGIMPGVAARTPGGLTYLQMIDLIAGLGRRARIAGFDLVELYPPADIGGLSALTAARLLVNAIGAIVRQA; from the coding sequence ATGACCGCCTCGCCTCACTTTCTCGGCCTTCCCAATCGCCTCGACAATGGGCGTTTGCCCCGCGCCGTGATCTTCGCCGCCGCCCATGGCAGCACCTATTCCGGCAAGGACAGCAGCGGTCATGCCTTGGCCGCCGGCGCCATCCGTGCTGCAAGCCAAGACGATGCCCCGCTCGTCGAGCACTGGGATTTCGATCTCGGCGGGCCGCTGTTCGACGGCAAGCCGATCTCATGCATCGACGCCGGCGATGTCGAGACCACTATGCACGACAATATCGGCAACCGGGCTCGGATCGAGGCGAAGACGCGTGAGGTATTGGCATTGCCGGCCATACCGATCCTGCTTGGCGGCGATTGTTCCGTGACCATTCCCTTCCTCGCCGGCTTTGGGGCGCAAGGGCCGGTCTGGGTCCTGCAGATCGACGCCCATATCGATTGGCGCGACGAGGTCCATGGTGAACACCACGGCTATTCAAGCCCGATGCGCCGGGCGAGCGAGATGCCGCATGTCGCCGGCATGGTGCAAGTCGGCCTGCGCAGCGTCGGCAGCGCGCGCACCGCCGACACGGAAGCGGCGCAGCGCTATGGCAGCTGTTTTGTGACCGCTCGCGAGGTTCATAGCCAGGGCGTCGGCGTCGCCCTCCGGCATATTCCGGAAGGAGCGCAGGTCGTCGTCACCCTTGATTGCGACAGCATCGATCCCGGCATCATGCCTGGCGTGGCGGCGCGTACCCCTGGTGGCCTCACCTATTTGCAGATGATCGACCTGATCGCCGGCCTCGGCAGGCGGGCGAGGATCGCGGGATTCGACCTGGTCGAACTCTATCCTCCGGCTGACATTGGCGGCCTGTCGGCGCTCACCGCCGCACGGCTTCTCGTCAATGCGATCGGCGCCATCGTCCGGCAAGCCTGA
- a CDS encoding MFS transporter has translation MTAEDILSSSEARIPWAAMAGIIATVTVFAVAQGLTYPLLSFILERRGTTSGLIGLSAAMTPLGFIVSARFIPALSRRLGGARLAILCSILAALSLTAIGWTQDLWAWMPLRFLLGVFANPLYVISETWLISITPAPRRGRIMGLYSSIVSAGFAIGPLSLGLTGTKGWPPFVIGIAAFLACGFIVLAVAPRVPKISGEGEATSLGGFFALAPLLLSAVFTAAAFEQILLSLFAVYGAALGSAEGRIASLITCFIAGNAVLQILLGRVAERFGSKRTMSFCVLACLAGCLLLSLVFNTWLIWPLVFVWGGVSFGIYTMSLIQLGERFTDQALIAGNAAFAFAWGIGGLVGSPAAGLAMQLTGHQGLPMSLGLLSFVLAVFLMAGRRPG, from the coding sequence ATGACTGCCGAAGACATCCTATCATCGAGCGAGGCCCGTATCCCATGGGCGGCGATGGCGGGGATCATCGCGACCGTTACGGTATTCGCCGTGGCGCAGGGGCTGACCTATCCGCTGCTGAGCTTCATCCTGGAGCGGCGGGGAACGACATCGGGCCTGATCGGCCTGTCTGCGGCAATGACGCCGCTGGGTTTCATTGTATCGGCACGCTTCATTCCGGCGCTCTCGCGGCGCCTGGGCGGAGCGCGGCTGGCGATCCTGTGTTCGATCCTCGCCGCCCTCAGCCTGACTGCGATTGGCTGGACGCAGGACCTTTGGGCCTGGATGCCGTTGCGCTTCCTGCTTGGCGTTTTTGCCAATCCGCTATATGTGATCAGCGAGACGTGGCTGATCTCGATCACTCCGGCGCCGCGGCGCGGCCGCATCATGGGCCTTTATTCATCGATCGTTTCGGCTGGCTTTGCCATCGGCCCGCTATCGCTCGGCCTGACCGGCACGAAGGGTTGGCCGCCCTTCGTGATCGGTATCGCGGCCTTCCTCGCCTGCGGCTTCATCGTGCTGGCGGTCGCACCACGCGTGCCAAAGATATCCGGTGAAGGCGAGGCAACGTCGCTCGGTGGCTTCTTCGCACTGGCGCCGCTGCTGTTGTCTGCCGTTTTCACGGCTGCCGCCTTCGAGCAGATCCTGCTTTCGCTGTTTGCGGTCTATGGCGCGGCACTCGGCAGCGCCGAGGGACGCATCGCTTCGCTCATTACCTGTTTCATCGCCGGCAATGCCGTGCTGCAAATCCTGCTCGGGCGCGTAGCCGAACGGTTCGGCTCGAAGCGGACCATGTCATTCTGCGTCCTGGCTTGCCTTGCCGGCTGCCTGCTGCTGTCGCTGGTCTTCAACACATGGCTGATCTGGCCGCTGGTTTTCGTCTGGGGTGGCGTCTCGTTCGGGATCTACACCATGTCGCTGATTCAGCTCGGTGAACGTTTCACCGACCAGGCCCTGATCGCCGGCAACGCAGCCTTCGCCTTTGCATGGGGCATCGGCGGCCTGGTGGGCTCGCCCGCGGCAGGATTGGCGATGCAACTGACCGGGCATCAAGGATTGCCGATGTCCCTTGGCCTGCTCAGCTTTGTCCTGGCGGTGTTTCTGATGGCCGGGAGACGGCCGGGCTGA